The Streptomyces sp. NBC_00775 genome includes the window CAATGCCTCGAAGTCGCCCTCGCGGGCCAGGCGTTCGAGTTCGTCCAGGGCGTTCTCGGCGGCGGTCGCGGCACGCGGATCGGTGGTCGCCAGGCCACTCTCCGCGAACTCGTCCTCGTCCAGCCGCAGTACGGTCCTGCCGTCGGCCGAGCGCCACAGGTCCAGGTCCAGATCCTCGACGACGAGCTCGCCGCCGGAGACGGTGGCCGGACGGGTGATGTCGCAGTACCAGCCCTTCAGTACGCCCTCGGCGTCACGGACCTCCTTCACCGCGTACCAGCGGTCCCGCCAGTAGTACTCGGTGAAGACATCGCCCTGCTCGAACCGTACGAAGCCGAAGTCCCGGACGCCGTCGCCCGCCCATGGCGCACGCACGGTGACACGGGTGCCGTCGTCGTCGAGCAGCTCGGCGGGGTAACGGATCTTCGTGCGGCCCGCCTTGACGAGGACGACCTCCAACATGCCAGGGGTGTCAGCCGAGTTCGCGGACATACTTCACCTCCGTCGCGCAGATCTCGTAACCGAACCACTTGTTGATCGCCAGCATCGGCCCGTTGCCGGAGTCGTTGCCCGTGAACGCCTCCGTGAAGCCGGCGGCGCGGGCGCGGTGCAGCGAGTCGTTCTTGGCGAGCTTGGCGAGGCCGCGGCCCCGGAAGGCGCGGGCGGTACCCGTCATCACGGTGCCGTAGCGGGTGCCGCCGTCGGTGCGGGCCGCACTGAACGCGGCGGGGTGGCCGTCGACCACGGCGACCGAGGTCAGCTCAGGGCTGAACAGGGGGTTGTGCCAGGTTTCCGTCATCCAGGCGTCGTAGTCCGTGAACTCGCGGTCGACGTCGCTCGGTTCGTCGAGCAGCGTCTCCGCGTCCAGGCGGAACAGGGGGCGCGGATCGTCGGCGAAGTCCGCGGCGGTGCGCAGCTCCACACCGGGCGGCGGGGACTGGAGGGGCGGCAGGGTGCCGTTCGCCAGGTCGAGGCGGAGGAAGTGCGCGGAGCGGCTGGCGCGGTAGCCGTGCCTCTCCGCGAAGGCCCGGTTCCCGGGCTCGTCCAGGACCCAGGCGTACAGCCTGGTCGCGCCGAGGGCGGCAAGGTGCTCCTCGGCGGCGCGCACCAGCAGCGCGCCCGCGCCGCGTCCCGTCCGCTCCGGGTGCACATAGACGTTGACGTACGCCTGGCCGGGCTCCGGGCTGTCGTAGATGACGCCCACCCGTGCCGTGCCGATGAACTCGCCGCCCTCCTCGGCCAGCAGCGGCTGGTAGTGGGAGTCGGGGTGGGCGTGCTCCACGTCGTAGGCGATGGACTCGGGGGTGTCGAGCATGAAGGGGAGGGCCAGGTGACGGATGCGGGCGAAGCCCTCGGCGTCTGCCTGGCTTCCGCGGCGCAGCTCGCGAACGATCACTGTCATGGAGTCGCACGCTACGCGTGGGTTGTGTGCGGATGCCTCTCATTTTCCGGTGGGTACGGGACAATCGCTGGGTGACCCTGAAGATCCACATCGATGAGGGGGCCGCGCCGTACGAGCAGGTGCGCGCCCAGATTTCCGAGCAGGCCCGGTCCGGCGCACTGCCGGTCGGCTACAAGCTGCCCACGGTGCGCGGCCTCGCCGAGTCGCTCGGCCTCGCGGCCAACACCGTCGCCAAGGCGTACCGGGCCCTGGAGACGGACGGGGTGATCGAGACACGGGGTCGCAACGGAAC containing:
- a CDS encoding DUF402 domain-containing protein, which gives rise to MSANSADTPGMLEVVLVKAGRTKIRYPAELLDDDGTRVTVRAPWAGDGVRDFGFVRFEQGDVFTEYYWRDRWYAVKEVRDAEGVLKGWYCDITRPATVSGGELVVEDLDLDLWRSADGRTVLRLDEDEFAESGLATTDPRAATAAENALDELERLAREGDFEALLA
- a CDS encoding GNAT family N-acetyltransferase, whose amino-acid sequence is MTVIVRELRRGSQADAEGFARIRHLALPFMLDTPESIAYDVEHAHPDSHYQPLLAEEGGEFIGTARVGVIYDSPEPGQAYVNVYVHPERTGRGAGALLVRAAEEHLAALGATRLYAWVLDEPGNRAFAERHGYRASRSAHFLRLDLANGTLPPLQSPPPGVELRTAADFADDPRPLFRLDAETLLDEPSDVDREFTDYDAWMTETWHNPLFSPELTSVAVVDGHPAAFSAARTDGGTRYGTVMTGTARAFRGRGLAKLAKNDSLHRARAAGFTEAFTGNDSGNGPMLAINKWFGYEICATEVKYVRELG
- a CDS encoding GntR family transcriptional regulator, with translation MTLKIHIDEGAAPYEQVRAQISEQARSGALPVGYKLPTVRGLAESLGLAANTVAKAYRALETDGVIETRGRNGTFVAAAGSAAEREAASAAQAYAERARRLGLAESAALDAVRDALRAAYGA